A genomic region of Runella rosea contains the following coding sequences:
- a CDS encoding RraA family protein, which translates to MKTLFFSAILWGGLTLPLFAQQISKEELLFLTPEWKGERFADGRPKVSDALLKRMRLVTHEEAWAVMKGANYKFQYAEGWQCINPDSVLVGRALTATFMPGRPDVHRVIDKKGHEKDGRIKSQNSWPIDLLVKGDVYVVDQFGAHENGPTIGDNLGNSIYAKSGNGIVYEGAIRDIAGLKEIGGFTSFFRTYHPSHHLNNPDGELNTTLVGINHPTRIGKVMVMPGDVVLGRDGAVTFIPPHLAEKVVTTSEIVRLRDMFGHERLREQKYTAGQIDNRWSDEIEKDFSKWLNSHINELPVPKEQIQEYLKNRTW; encoded by the coding sequence GTGAAAACTCTCTTTTTCTCCGCTATTCTATGGGGGGGACTCACCTTACCCCTATTTGCCCAACAAATTTCCAAAGAAGAGCTCCTTTTTCTAACCCCCGAATGGAAGGGAGAACGCTTTGCCGACGGTCGCCCCAAAGTTTCCGATGCGCTCCTCAAACGCATGAGGCTCGTCACGCATGAAGAAGCATGGGCGGTGATGAAAGGAGCCAACTATAAATTTCAGTACGCTGAGGGGTGGCAATGCATCAACCCCGACAGCGTGTTGGTTGGACGGGCCTTGACCGCAACGTTTATGCCCGGTCGGCCAGACGTTCACCGCGTGATTGATAAAAAAGGACACGAAAAAGACGGGCGCATCAAGTCCCAGAATTCATGGCCGATTGACCTGCTCGTCAAAGGCGATGTGTACGTAGTGGACCAATTCGGAGCGCACGAAAATGGCCCTACCATCGGCGATAATTTAGGAAATTCCATCTACGCCAAATCAGGCAACGGCATTGTGTACGAAGGTGCCATTCGCGACATTGCGGGGCTGAAAGAAATCGGCGGTTTTACTTCTTTTTTCCGCACTTATCACCCTTCACACCACCTCAACAATCCTGATGGTGAACTGAATACTACCTTGGTGGGCATTAATCACCCTACGCGCATTGGCAAGGTAATGGTCATGCCCGGCGACGTCGTGCTGGGGCGCGACGGGGCCGTTACATTTATTCCACCACATTTGGCCGAAAAGGTGGTAACTACTTCAGAAATCGTGCGTTTGCGCGATATGTTTGGCCATGAACGGCTCCGCGAGCAAAAATACACGGCAGGACAAATCGACAATCGCTGGTCGGACGAGATTGAAAAAGATTTTTCGAAATGGCTCAATTCACACATCAACGAGCTTCCAGTACCGAAAGAACAAATTCAGGAATATTTGAAAAATCGCACTTGGTAA
- a CDS encoding DUF922 domain-containing protein, with the protein MQRSLAWVLLFFIVQSTLPTPCFSQTQTITLKSERLNVQPKGFFIVEVIDSRPITTNIGTVWSKPQPLTAVLQGGVAPSIDKLLRRHFNPANTDSLTPIILVIKELHVRETLLPPAKVTGKIKMNLSFETYRDGKRVFLTGGNATTTYTRSGVPPEDIIEPQIRRLLENELKGFSKWYAQSVNVSDIFAKSVTVIIEDDSLIAPAKADSLVYYNPNRPLTWLDFQGAPSVFNRWAAQVFTSFGFEARSSVKNRTVELRVRTKVWIDKTISWVRPDSKNDYVLDHEQLHFDVTRVTAERFKRKVQTMTFSVEDFSSEIQYQYLEYFRLHTQLQQQYDDETNHGINQGMQASWVKKIRDELRSYGIKPSAK; encoded by the coding sequence ATGCAGCGTAGTCTCGCATGGGTTTTGTTGTTTTTTATCGTGCAATCTACCCTCCCAACGCCGTGTTTCTCGCAGACCCAAACCATCACCCTAAAATCCGAACGGCTCAACGTACAGCCCAAAGGTTTTTTTATCGTCGAAGTCATTGACAGCCGCCCCATCACTACCAATATTGGAACGGTTTGGAGTAAGCCACAGCCCCTAACCGCCGTCCTCCAGGGAGGGGTAGCTCCCTCCATCGACAAGTTGTTGCGACGGCATTTCAACCCCGCCAACACCGACTCCCTAACCCCTATTATCCTTGTGATCAAAGAATTACATGTAAGAGAAACCCTACTCCCTCCCGCCAAAGTGACTGGGAAAATCAAAATGAATCTGAGCTTTGAAACGTACCGTGATGGTAAACGAGTCTTTCTTACTGGCGGCAATGCCACCACGACCTACACCCGCAGCGGGGTTCCGCCAGAAGATATCATTGAGCCCCAAATCAGGCGGTTGTTGGAAAATGAATTGAAGGGGTTTAGTAAATGGTACGCCCAAAGCGTGAATGTCTCCGATATTTTTGCGAAAAGTGTCACCGTTATTATCGAAGATGATAGCCTTATAGCGCCCGCCAAAGCCGACTCACTGGTGTATTATAACCCCAATCGGCCGCTTACATGGTTGGATTTTCAGGGTGCTCCCAGTGTGTTTAATCGGTGGGCAGCACAGGTATTTACGAGTTTCGGATTTGAGGCTCGTTCCTCCGTCAAAAATCGCACCGTAGAGCTACGAGTTCGGACGAAAGTTTGGATTGACAAAACCATCTCATGGGTTCGGCCCGATTCTAAAAACGACTACGTTCTCGACCACGAACAGCTTCATTTTGACGTAACTCGCGTCACCGCAGAGCGCTTTAAGCGAAAAGTACAAACCATGACGTTTTCTGTCGAGGACTTCAGTAGTGAGATTCAATACCAATATCTGGAATATTTTCGGCTTCATACGCAGCTTCAGCAGCAATACGATGACGAAACCAACCACGGAATCAACCAAGGAATGCAGGCAAGTTGGGTAAAAAAAATACGCGACGAATTGCGCAGTTATGGGATAAAACCTTCGGCGAAATAG
- a CDS encoding deoxycytidylate deaminase, translating into MRPAFDDIFMELAQNLARRSHCIKAQVGSVLTKDTRIISIGYNGPPSGTHNCDEEFPGVGCPRDSKGSCSLALHAEQNAILYAVKNGANLEGTTLYVTLSPCIACARVIFTMKIKRVIYLNSYAEYKGIGIDEGVEFLRKFGVEVDRYIPKENVESQLSIDHLK; encoded by the coding sequence ATGCGTCCTGCTTTTGACGATATATTTATGGAATTGGCCCAAAATCTGGCGCGGCGATCGCATTGCATCAAAGCGCAGGTAGGGTCTGTCCTCACCAAAGATACGCGGATTATTTCAATCGGTTATAATGGCCCGCCGTCGGGAACCCACAATTGTGATGAAGAATTTCCTGGCGTCGGTTGTCCCCGAGACTCTAAAGGAAGTTGTTCTTTGGCCTTACATGCGGAGCAAAACGCCATTTTGTACGCCGTTAAAAATGGCGCAAATCTGGAAGGAACCACTCTCTATGTAACACTTTCGCCTTGCATAGCCTGTGCCCGGGTAATTTTTACGATGAAAATCAAACGGGTTATTTATCTAAATTCTTATGCCGAATACAAAGGCATCGGTATTGATGAAGGGGTAGAATTTTTGCGCAAGTTTGGGGTGGAAGTAGATCGGTACATTCCGAAAGAGAATGTTGAAAGCCAATTGTCTATTGACCATCTAAAATAA
- a CDS encoding acyl carrier protein phosphodiesterase — protein MNYLAHFYLSFEQEPLIIGNLLGDFARGRLDHPRNDRYNASIKQGILLHRHIDSFTDSHPSGHTCRQALPDYFGKYKGVITDMYFDYFLAKHFADYHHLPLKHFTMYVYGVLEKHRSVLPQEAFGLVDSMIKYDWLYNYQFLEGMNRSFGGMSRRYPFLAGIERAGAELFENEALYEPYFRAFFPDLISSCKDFLSYD, from the coding sequence ATGAACTACCTCGCCCATTTTTATTTGTCTTTTGAGCAGGAACCATTAATCATTGGCAATTTGCTGGGCGATTTTGCCCGTGGCCGCCTTGACCACCCGCGCAATGACCGATACAACGCCTCCATCAAGCAAGGCATTTTGTTGCATCGTCATATTGATTCATTTACTGATTCGCATCCGTCGGGCCATACCTGTCGTCAGGCATTGCCTGACTATTTTGGCAAATATAAAGGTGTGATTACGGATATGTATTTTGATTATTTTCTGGCAAAACACTTTGCGGATTATCATCATTTGCCCCTAAAACACTTTACGATGTACGTGTACGGGGTGTTGGAAAAGCACCGTTCGGTTTTGCCGCAAGAAGCTTTCGGGTTGGTAGATTCGATGATTAAGTACGATTGGTTGTATAATTATCAGTTTCTGGAAGGTATGAATCGGTCGTTTGGTGGAATGTCGCGACGTTATCCGTTTTTGGCGGGGATTGAGCGGGCAGGAGCAGAGCTGTTTGAAAATGAAGCCCTCTATGAGCCATATTTTCGGGCATTTTTCCCTGATTTAATCAGCAGTTGCAAGGATTTTCTTTCGTACGATTAG
- a CDS encoding MOSC domain-containing protein — translation MFNEPTPLKELMSHFPQAGEVIWIGLRTATRQEIKIVEETYARIGTGLEGDRYKGTADSKRQVTLIQAEHLAAVGSYLGRGIIDPVLTRRNIVVQGINLLALKDHRIQIGDAVLEMTGLCHPCSRMEEVLGPGGYNAMRGHGGITARVVQEGAIRLGDTVTVLKTEQKI, via the coding sequence ATGTTTAATGAACCTACTCCTTTAAAAGAACTGATGAGCCACTTTCCGCAGGCGGGAGAGGTGATTTGGATTGGACTACGTACGGCTACGCGACAAGAGATTAAAATTGTGGAAGAAACCTACGCCCGTATTGGTACAGGCTTAGAAGGCGACCGCTACAAAGGTACTGCCGATAGCAAACGTCAGGTGACGCTGATACAAGCCGAACATTTGGCGGCGGTAGGGTCGTATCTGGGGCGGGGAATCATTGATCCCGTATTGACACGACGCAATATCGTAGTGCAAGGAATCAACCTATTGGCACTCAAAGACCATCGCATCCAGATTGGAGACGCTGTACTTGAGATGACTGGACTGTGCCATCCGTGCAGCCGCATGGAAGAAGTTTTGGGGCCTGGAGGCTACAACGCCATGCGCGGACACGGCGGTATCACTGCGCGCGTGGTGCAAGAAGGGGCTATTCGGTTAGGGGATACCGTGACGGTTTTAAAAACGGAGCAGAAGATTTAA
- a CDS encoding DNA polymerase III subunit gamma/tau — MADNFVVSARKYRPVTFDTVVGQSHITTTLKNAIRTNHLAQAFLFCGPRGVGKTTNARILAKTINCQSLTEDVEPCGVCESCVAFQNNASFNVHELDAASNNSVDDIRNLIDQVRYPPQTGKYKIYIIDEVHMLSSAAFNAFLKTLEEPPSYAIFILATTEKHKILPTILSRCQIFDFNRIQPRDIADHIEQIAKKEGIKTEREALELIAQKADGGLRDALSMFDLNVTFSTDNTVRYKEVLENLHILDYDYYFRLTDALLTGNLSETLLTFNEVLKKGFDGHLFVIGMLEHFRNLLVSKDAATVQLLEVSETAKNKYLDQSTRASLSFLLSALSIGGQCDINYKASKQQRLHVELCLMKMAKLTEVLDLEALAADEKKKPNVGAGPGGVPLASAQKGNNGSSPNALANPVNRTDANPASSSSLPTTAEPTITYQNAPNGKGLPLGKLRSTVNLSTSITDTPAPTQVSKPVEVALDALPEKDLPVTMEALKEVWAEFSRMREQNGGAVSEQIMLNRDFIFENMTIELVLDNLHQETLLNEIKPTLLGYLRRKLQNRQIQLSHQIAQSDGKRNPYTPQEKFNVLAERNPALFDLQRLLGLEVDF; from the coding sequence ATGGCAGACAATTTTGTAGTATCGGCTCGGAAATATCGCCCCGTTACGTTTGATACGGTGGTCGGACAGTCGCACATTACCACTACCCTCAAAAATGCAATTCGTACCAATCACCTTGCACAGGCTTTTTTGTTTTGTGGCCCGCGTGGGGTGGGAAAAACGACCAATGCGCGTATTTTAGCCAAAACCATTAATTGTCAGAGTCTTACGGAGGATGTTGAGCCCTGCGGTGTGTGTGAATCTTGCGTGGCGTTTCAAAACAATGCCTCTTTTAACGTGCATGAATTGGATGCCGCTTCCAACAACTCCGTCGATGATATTCGAAATCTGATTGATCAGGTACGGTATCCGCCCCAAACGGGTAAGTACAAAATCTACATCATTGACGAGGTTCATATGCTGTCTTCGGCGGCGTTCAATGCGTTTTTGAAGACGCTCGAAGAGCCACCGAGCTATGCCATCTTTATTCTAGCAACCACGGAAAAACACAAGATTTTACCGACGATTTTGTCGCGTTGTCAAATTTTCGATTTTAACAGGATTCAACCGCGCGACATCGCCGACCATATTGAGCAAATTGCAAAGAAAGAAGGCATCAAAACCGAGCGCGAAGCCCTCGAACTCATTGCCCAAAAAGCCGACGGTGGACTGCGCGATGCGCTTTCGATGTTTGACCTTAATGTGACTTTTTCGACCGACAATACGGTGCGTTATAAAGAGGTTCTCGAAAATCTTCACATTCTTGACTACGATTATTATTTCCGATTGACGGATGCACTTTTGACGGGAAACCTCTCGGAAACACTTTTGACATTTAACGAAGTTCTGAAAAAAGGTTTTGACGGACACTTGTTTGTGATTGGAATGTTAGAGCATTTTCGTAACCTGTTGGTATCAAAAGATGCTGCCACGGTACAGTTGCTCGAAGTGTCAGAAACCGCCAAGAACAAATACCTGGACCAATCAACGCGGGCGTCGCTTTCCTTCTTATTATCGGCTTTGAGCATTGGCGGTCAGTGCGATATAAACTACAAAGCGTCGAAGCAGCAACGGCTGCACGTAGAGCTGTGCCTCATGAAAATGGCCAAGCTTACCGAGGTGCTGGATTTGGAAGCCCTCGCGGCCGACGAAAAAAAAAAGCCTAACGTAGGGGCAGGTCCGGGCGGCGTACCGCTTGCGTCTGCTCAAAAAGGTAATAACGGTTCTTCGCCAAACGCGCTGGCAAATCCTGTAAATAGAACAGATGCCAATCCCGCATCCTCCTCGTCGTTGCCCACAACGGCCGAGCCTACCATTACCTATCAAAATGCGCCTAATGGAAAAGGATTGCCGCTGGGAAAACTGCGCTCAACGGTCAATTTAAGTACATCCATTACCGATACTCCCGCACCTACGCAGGTTTCCAAACCTGTCGAAGTAGCATTAGATGCCTTGCCAGAAAAAGACCTTCCCGTGACGATGGAGGCGCTGAAAGAAGTTTGGGCTGAATTTTCCCGAATGCGGGAACAAAACGGCGGTGCGGTGAGTGAGCAGATCATGCTTAACCGTGATTTTATCTTTGAGAATATGACCATTGAGTTGGTATTAGACAACCTGCATCAGGAAACCCTGCTCAATGAAATCAAACCGACCTTATTGGGTTATCTTCGTCGAAAGCTCCAAAACCGTCAGATTCAGCTTTCTCACCAAATTGCGCAAAGTGATGGAAAGCGCAACCCTTACACACCGCAGGAGAAATTCAACGTGCTCGCCGAGCGCAATCCCGCCCTCTTTGACTTGCAGCGGCTGCTAGGGTTGGAGGTTGATTTTTAG